The following coding sequences lie in one Spinacia oleracea cultivar Varoflay chromosome 1, BTI_SOV_V1, whole genome shotgun sequence genomic window:
- the LOC130459140 gene encoding 40S ribosomal protein Sa-2 has product MESAGARGLSQKEQDIQMMLAADVHLGTKNCDFQMERYTHKRRSDGIYIINLGKTWEKLQMAARVIVAIESPQDIIVQSARPYGQRAVLKFAQYTGAHAIAGRHTPGTFTNQLQTSFCEPRLLILTDPRTDHQPIKEGALGNIPTIAFCDTDSPMRYVDIAIPANNKGRHSIGCLFWLLARMVLQMRGSIRMGQKWDVMVDLFFYREPEEPKETDEEEAVVADYGDYGGGAALLGDTWASAPLIEGVASGAPIPAVSDVEWTTAPAPVAAVAAVPEASISEGWEEVAAPPATGWQ; this is encoded by the exons ATGGAGTCAGCGGGAGCAAGAGGTTTGAGCCAGAAGGAGCAGGACATCCAGATGATGCTTGCCGCCGATGTTCACCTCGGCACCAAAAATTGCGACTTTCAGATGGAGCGTTACACCCACAAACGTCGCTCCGACG GTATTTACATCATAAATCTGGGAAAGACATGGGAAAAGCTTCAAATGGCTGCTAGGGTTATTGTTGCTATTGAGAGCCCTCAGGACATTATTGTTCAGTCAGCTAGACCATACGGTCAGAGAGCTGTGCTGAAGTTTGCTCAGTACACTGGAGCCCATGCTATTGCAGGTAGACATACTCCTGGAACCTTCACCAATCAGCTTCAGACTAGTTTCTGTGAGCCTCGTCTGCTCATTTTGACTGATCCACGTACTGATCATCAG CCTATCAAAGAAGGTGCTCTTGGGAATATCCCTACCATTGCTTTCTGTGACACTGATTCCCCAATGAGATATGTTGACATTGCCATCCCCGCTAACAACAAAGGAAGGCACAGCATTGGTTGTTTGTTTTGGCTACTGGCTAGAATGGTTCTCCAAATGCGTGGATCCATTCGCATGGGACAGAAATGGGATGTGATG GTGGACTTGTTCTTCTACAGAGAGCCAGAAGAGCCAAAAGAAACAGATGAGGAAGAAGCTGTTGTTGCTGACTATGGTGACTACGGTGGTGGTGCTGCTCTTCTCGGAGACACGTGGGCCTCTGCTCCACTTATAGAAGGAGTTGCTTCAGGTGCTCCAATTCCTGCAGTTTCTGACGTTGAGTGGACAACTGCTCCAG CCCCAGTTGCAGCAGTAGCAGCAGTTCCAGAAGCTTCGATTTCTGAAGGTTGGGAAGAGGTTGCTGCTCCACCCGCTACTGGATGGCAATGA